The Agromyces marinus genome window below encodes:
- a CDS encoding MinD/ParA family ATP-binding protein codes for MAEHDEVSNGSSDPDERENHRTRSGGAHAAEQVDVHVDLPPAPPRAMPDDEVAVAIDDVAVDPGDLTAVTAGSASVDVVPSFVGGARAAARRDGSPYGALLAADGARLRRERVTTDTGSHVAVVEDRDPAALPAEVPETAESLTADRLIDVNRTTRPAPQGGMNRFVYEASFHLVNLGDSAKVRAHQAMSERIRRRFDGGARFVPVLTRKGGVGKTTVTTLLGMALADARDDRIIAIDANPDRGTLAERVDRQTRETVRDVVAKASSIGGYTDFSRFVSRDGTRLDILASDTDPTLSEAFDDNDYNVVAGLAARYYSIVLTDCGTGIVHSVMRATLQRADSIVVVSGGSVDEARLASETLTWLEANGYTELVRNAVVAINLATQGTHIVNVDEIEAHFQSRVREIVRIPYDPQLAAGSVVNWGDLRSVTQHSARELAALVVEGLPVERGH; via the coding sequence GTGGCGGAACACGACGAGGTCTCGAACGGCTCATCCGATCCTGACGAACGCGAGAACCACCGAACGCGTTCGGGTGGCGCGCACGCCGCCGAGCAGGTCGACGTCCACGTCGACCTGCCACCGGCACCGCCGCGCGCGATGCCCGACGACGAGGTCGCCGTGGCGATCGACGACGTCGCGGTCGACCCGGGCGACCTGACCGCGGTCACCGCCGGGTCGGCATCGGTCGACGTGGTGCCGTCGTTCGTCGGCGGCGCCCGCGCCGCCGCGAGACGCGACGGCTCGCCGTACGGTGCGCTGCTCGCTGCCGACGGGGCTCGACTGCGTCGCGAACGCGTCACGACCGACACGGGCTCGCACGTGGCGGTCGTCGAGGACCGCGACCCCGCCGCGCTCCCGGCCGAGGTGCCCGAGACCGCCGAGTCGCTCACCGCCGACCGGCTCATCGACGTCAACCGCACGACGCGACCGGCCCCGCAGGGCGGGATGAACCGCTTCGTGTACGAGGCGAGCTTCCACCTCGTCAACCTCGGCGACTCGGCGAAGGTCCGTGCGCACCAGGCGATGAGCGAGCGCATCCGCCGCCGGTTCGACGGCGGCGCCAGGTTCGTGCCCGTGCTCACCCGCAAGGGCGGGGTCGGCAAGACCACCGTGACGACGCTGCTCGGCATGGCCCTCGCGGACGCCCGCGACGATCGCATCATCGCGATCGATGCGAACCCCGACCGAGGCACGCTCGCCGAACGCGTCGACCGGCAGACCAGGGAGACCGTCCGCGACGTGGTCGCCAAGGCCTCTTCGATCGGCGGCTACACGGACTTCTCCCGGTTCGTCTCACGCGACGGCACGCGCCTCGACATCCTCGCGTCGGACACCGACCCGACCCTGTCCGAGGCGTTCGACGACAACGACTACAACGTCGTCGCGGGCCTCGCGGCGCGCTACTACTCGATCGTGCTCACCGACTGCGGCACGGGCATCGTGCACTCGGTCATGCGCGCGACGTTGCAGCGCGCCGACTCGATCGTGGTCGTCTCGGGCGGCAGCGTCGACGAGGCGCGACTCGCGAGCGAGACGCTGACCTGGCTCGAGGCGAACGGGTACACCGAGCTCGTGCGCAACGCGGTCGTGGCCATCAACCTGGCGACGCAGGGCACCCATATCGTCAACGTCGACGAGATCGAGGCCCATTTCCAGTCTCGCGTGCGCGAGATCGTGCGGATCCCGTACGACCCGCAGCTCGCGGCGGGCTCGGTGGTGAACTGGGGCGACCTGCGCTCCGTCACGCAGCACTCGGCCCGCGAACTCGCCGCCCTCGTGGTGGAAGGCCTGCCCGTCGAACGCGGGCACTGA
- the def gene encoding peptide deformylase, with the protein MPERPIRLFGDPVLKTASSPVGDVDDRVRSLVEDLVDSVRLPGRAGVAAPQIGVNLRVFSYNIDGEVGYVINPVLVEVSGDPELVDEGCLSVPGLWHKTPRHPFARVRGFDLEGNEIEVSGDGLMAQALQHETDHLDGVLYLDRLEKDERRAAMRAVRESDWF; encoded by the coding sequence TTGCCGGAACGTCCTATTCGCCTGTTCGGCGACCCTGTCCTGAAGACCGCTTCGAGCCCCGTCGGCGACGTCGACGATCGCGTCCGATCCCTCGTGGAGGACCTGGTCGACAGTGTCCGCCTGCCGGGGCGGGCGGGCGTCGCGGCGCCCCAGATCGGGGTGAACCTGCGCGTGTTCAGCTACAACATCGACGGCGAGGTCGGGTACGTCATCAACCCCGTCCTCGTGGAGGTCTCGGGAGACCCGGAACTGGTCGACGAGGGGTGCCTGTCGGTCCCCGGACTGTGGCACAAGACGCCGCGTCATCCGTTCGCCCGGGTGCGCGGATTCGACCTCGAGGGCAATGAGATCGAGGTCTCGGGCGACGGCCTCATGGCGCAGGCGCTCCAGCACGAGACCGATCACCTCGACGGCGTGCTCTACCTCGACCGGCTCGAGAAGGACGAGCGCCGTGCTGCGATGCGCGCGGTGCGCGAATCCGACTGGTTCTGA
- a CDS encoding AMP-dependent synthetase/ligase: MIEFTTAPLVPADPDANTTDLLVERVRATPDSVLFSLPTSDGGWSPVTTREFHEQVVRLAKGLVAAGIQPGDKIGLMSKVRYEWTLIDFAAWFAGAVLVPIYETNSPAQVRWNLSDSGSIAVILETADHFARFDEVHADLPAIRNVWQIDLGDLDKLAAGGADVPDEEIERRRNLAVGSDIATLIYTSGSTGKPKGCVLTHANFVELCRNSAVALDEVVLDPNGASTLLFITTAHVFARFISVLCVHAGVRVGHQPDTKQLLPSLGSFKPTFLLAVPRVFEKVYNVSEQKAEAGGKGKIFHAAAETAVAYSTALEAGGKIPLGLRLKFALFDRLVFSKLRAAMGGNVKYAVSGSAPLGPRLGHFYHALGITILEGYGLTETTAPATVNLVTKSKIGTVGPALPGVSVRILDDGEIQVKGINVFKEYWKNPEATAEAFEGEWFKTGDIGQFDADGFLTITGRKKEIIVTAGGKNVAPAALEDPIRANPLVGQVVVVGDAKPFISALVTLDPEMLPVWLNNNGEDAGMSIEDAGRNAKVLAEVQRAIDTANENVSRAESIRKFVILPTEFTEASGHLTPKMSIKRNVILEDFSAEIEGLYSGSPATEGHSIVS; this comes from the coding sequence GTGATCGAATTCACCACCGCGCCGCTGGTCCCAGCGGACCCCGACGCGAACACCACCGACCTGCTCGTCGAGCGCGTCAGGGCGACGCCCGACTCGGTCCTCTTCTCATTGCCGACGTCCGACGGCGGGTGGAGCCCGGTCACGACCAGGGAGTTCCACGAGCAGGTCGTCCGCCTGGCCAAGGGCCTCGTCGCAGCCGGAATCCAGCCCGGCGACAAGATCGGCCTCATGAGCAAGGTCCGCTACGAGTGGACGCTGATCGACTTCGCCGCCTGGTTCGCCGGCGCCGTGCTCGTGCCGATCTACGAGACGAACTCCCCCGCGCAGGTGCGGTGGAACCTCAGCGACTCGGGCTCGATCGCGGTCATCCTCGAGACGGCCGACCACTTCGCGCGGTTCGACGAGGTGCACGCCGACCTGCCGGCGATCCGCAACGTCTGGCAGATCGACCTCGGCGACCTCGACAAGCTCGCGGCCGGCGGTGCCGACGTGCCCGACGAAGAGATCGAGCGCCGTCGCAACCTCGCCGTCGGCTCCGACATCGCGACGCTGATCTACACGTCGGGCTCGACCGGCAAGCCCAAGGGGTGCGTGCTCACCCACGCGAACTTCGTCGAGCTCTGCCGCAACTCGGCCGTCGCACTCGACGAGGTCGTGCTCGACCCGAACGGCGCGTCGACGCTGCTGTTCATCACGACGGCGCACGTGTTCGCCCGGTTCATCTCGGTGCTCTGCGTGCACGCCGGCGTGCGCGTCGGGCACCAGCCCGACACCAAGCAGCTGCTGCCGAGCCTCGGCAGCTTCAAGCCGACGTTCCTGCTCGCGGTCCCCCGCGTCTTCGAGAAGGTCTACAACGTCTCCGAGCAGAAGGCCGAGGCCGGCGGCAAGGGCAAGATCTTCCACGCGGCCGCCGAGACCGCGGTCGCCTACTCGACCGCGCTCGAGGCCGGAGGCAAGATCCCCCTCGGGCTCCGCCTGAAGTTCGCACTCTTCGACCGACTCGTGTTCTCGAAGCTCCGCGCGGCGATGGGCGGCAACGTGAAGTACGCCGTCTCCGGATCCGCGCCGCTCGGACCCCGCCTCGGCCACTTCTACCACGCGCTCGGCATCACGATCCTCGAGGGCTATGGCCTGACCGAGACCACGGCGCCCGCGACGGTCAACCTGGTCACGAAGTCGAAGATCGGAACGGTCGGCCCCGCATTGCCCGGCGTCTCGGTCCGCATCCTCGACGACGGCGAGATCCAGGTCAAGGGCATCAACGTCTTCAAGGAGTACTGGAAGAACCCCGAGGCGACCGCCGAGGCCTTCGAGGGCGAGTGGTTCAAGACCGGCGACATCGGCCAGTTCGACGCCGACGGCTTCCTCACCATCACGGGGCGCAAGAAGGAGATCATCGTCACCGCGGGCGGCAAGAACGTGGCGCCCGCCGCGCTCGAGGACCCGATCCGCGCGAACCCGCTGGTCGGCCAGGTCGTCGTGGTCGGCGACGCGAAGCCGTTCATCTCGGCGCTCGTGACCCTCGACCCCGAGATGCTCCCGGTCTGGCTCAACAACAACGGCGAGGATGCCGGCATGTCCATCGAGGATGCCGGTCGCAACGCCAAGGTGCTCGCCGAGGTCCAGCGCGCGATCGACACCGCGAACGAGAACGTCTCGCGCGCCGAGTCGATCCGGAAGTTCGTGATCCTGCCCACCGAGTTCACCGAGGCCAGCGGTCACCTGACGCCGAAGATGAGCATCAAGCGCAACGTCATCCTCGAGGACTTCTCCGCCGAGATCGAGGGGCTCTACTCGGGCTCGCCCGCGACCGAGGGTCACTCGATCGTGAGCTGA